A region from the Sulfurospirillum oryzae genome encodes:
- the secG gene encoding preprotein translocase subunit SecG, whose product MTTVLLVLQFVLTAILTVSVLLQKSSSIGLGAYSGSNESLFGAKGPAGFMAKFTFIIATLFIVNTLALGYFYNQNKKVSIAEDIKIEKSVVPSGIPAPITTAPAAPEAPASK is encoded by the coding sequence ATGACCACCGTTTTATTGGTTTTACAATTTGTATTAACCGCCATTTTAACTGTTTCTGTACTCTTACAAAAAAGCTCATCTATAGGTCTTGGCGCATATAGTGGAAGCAATGAATCCCTTTTTGGTGCAAAAGGACCAGCGGGTTTTATGGCTAAATTCACCTTTATCATTGCGACACTTTTCATTGTCAATACCCTAGCTTTAGGCTATTTTTACAACCAAAATAAAAAAGTATCCATTGCTGAAGATATTAAAATCGAAAAAAGCGTTGTACCAAGCGGTATTCCAGCACCTATCACAACTGCTCCAGCAGCACCTGAAGCTCCTGCGTCTAAATAA
- a CDS encoding DUF3137 domain-containing protein yields MKTNLASLLDYYYESMYPELKALEEKRQSIVATLKKAAFILLVIATILFLFLTKNAILIPLNALMVSGMGAFLIFMFIYRHESAGYGSLFKDQVIEKIIHFLDASLIYDKTGSMSEHEYQQSELFLESYDRFSGHDLISGKIEGVDVRFCDLHVEKKVRTKNNNEEWHDIFTGLFFMADFNKTFHSKVVVLPDVAERSLGVLGSWMQGMNVQRGELIKLDHVEFEKLFVVYGSDQIESRYILSHAFMEKIVQFRTKIGKPLYLSFVDSKIFLALNYTKPLFEPILSRSLLEFNYIKDYFELLAMIVSIVNEFKLNEKLWSKR; encoded by the coding sequence TTGAAAACAAATCTTGCATCATTGCTTGATTATTACTACGAGTCGATGTATCCAGAGCTGAAAGCTTTGGAGGAGAAACGCCAAAGCATCGTTGCTACGCTTAAAAAAGCTGCTTTTATTCTTTTAGTTATTGCTACGATTCTCTTTTTATTCTTGACAAAAAACGCTATTTTAATACCGCTAAATGCGCTCATGGTCAGTGGAATGGGTGCATTTTTGATCTTTATGTTTATTTACCGTCATGAAAGTGCTGGGTATGGATCGTTGTTTAAAGATCAAGTGATTGAAAAAATCATTCATTTTCTTGATGCTTCACTGATTTATGATAAAACAGGTTCTATGAGTGAACATGAATATCAACAGAGTGAGCTTTTTTTAGAATCTTACGATCGGTTCAGTGGTCATGATCTCATCAGTGGGAAGATTGAAGGGGTTGATGTACGTTTTTGTGATTTACATGTAGAGAAAAAAGTGCGCACGAAAAACAACAATGAAGAGTGGCACGACATTTTTACAGGGCTCTTTTTTATGGCTGATTTTAACAAAACATTTCATTCTAAAGTCGTGGTTCTCCCTGATGTCGCTGAACGGAGTTTGGGTGTTTTGGGTTCGTGGATGCAGGGAATGAATGTGCAAAGAGGCGAGCTCATTAAGCTTGATCATGTTGAATTTGAGAAATTATTTGTAGTTTATGGAAGTGATCAGATAGAGAGTCGTTATATTCTTTCACATGCGTTTATGGAAAAAATAGTGCAATTTCGTACCAAAATTGGCAAGCCGCTTTATCTTTCATTTGTTGATTCTAAAATTTTTTTAGCACTCAATTACACTAAACCGCTCTTTGAGCCGATATTATCACGTTCCTTATTAGAATTTAATTACATTAAAGACTATTTTGAACTTTTGGCAATGATTGTTAGCATCGTCAATGAATTTAAACTGAATGAAAAACTATGGAGTAAACGCTAA
- a CDS encoding HD domain-containing phosphohydrolase has product MSHIRILGAQGSRSKNAFTTCIQISKNTLIDAGNIMNALGEDALHVNHIFFSHAHLDHIIDAAFMIDNFFAKRTETLYLYGLTGTIEALKKHLFNDVIWPDFSKIYLPHSFTPAITYVTIQANKNYPVEEGITLTPFLANHTVACCGYMIEQNGSSILFSGDTFHNENLWHTLNKKPEIKALIIDVSFPNRLSKVATESKHLTPHFLQQDLAYLKRNDVHIYINHLKPFYAEQIASELESIGIDKEMILRDGEKIDLSTGLLHHATLAPSVDERVKKLTQIGTALSANENLDTLLEMIVTEAKNLTNADGGTLYLLEKETLRFQVIQTDSLNIKMGGTSGKITWAPLPLYLENGTPNKAMVAATCALEDRLINIPDVYEAVGFSFEGTKKFDQGTGYRSKSMLVIPMKNHEHEIIGVLQLINKQTEETFEAIPFDSEDEQITLSLASQAAIAITKTSLIQGLENLLECFLKSIIFTISKKSPYTAGHIKRMVKLSVMLAEAINQDTTLYAHKHFNPEEIKQINFAALMHDIGKLASPEHILNKATKLEALFDRLTLIENRVKTIEKALHVKLLEDKMLLLESNHLDHVDALEATYKQQMQTLHDTFALIQSSNNGEIFLSNENVALIQSIAEKPWVIGDQTYIILTKDEAHHLSVQRGTLTFEEREIINDHAKISVDILNRLPFPKKYQQIPQISGNHHEKINGKGYPQGLKGDEISFEARILAVADIFEALTASDRPYKAGMPLSTVMKILYTMAKEGELDKELVKFLYTSGIYLEYAKAFLPERSIDEIKLDFETL; this is encoded by the coding sequence ATGAGCCACATTCGCATTCTTGGCGCACAAGGAAGTAGGTCTAAAAATGCCTTTACGACATGTATTCAAATCAGTAAAAATACGCTGATTGATGCGGGCAATATTATGAATGCTTTAGGCGAAGATGCTTTACATGTAAATCATATTTTTTTCTCCCACGCTCATTTAGATCATATCATTGATGCCGCTTTTATGATTGACAATTTTTTTGCAAAGCGCACAGAAACACTCTATCTCTATGGGCTTACTGGAACGATTGAAGCCCTAAAAAAGCACCTTTTCAATGATGTTATATGGCCAGATTTTAGTAAAATTTATCTGCCTCATAGTTTCACTCCTGCGATCACCTATGTGACTATTCAAGCCAACAAAAACTACCCTGTCGAAGAAGGCATTACACTTACTCCTTTTCTTGCTAACCATACGGTCGCGTGTTGCGGTTATATGATTGAGCAAAATGGAAGTAGCATACTTTTTTCAGGTGACACATTTCATAATGAAAATCTCTGGCATACACTCAACAAAAAACCTGAAATTAAAGCCCTGATCATTGACGTTTCCTTTCCAAATCGCCTCTCAAAAGTCGCGACGGAGAGCAAGCACTTAACGCCACATTTCCTCCAACAAGATTTAGCGTATCTCAAACGTAATGATGTTCACATCTATATCAATCACCTCAAACCCTTTTACGCGGAACAAATTGCAAGTGAGCTTGAATCTATAGGTATTGATAAAGAGATGATTTTACGCGATGGCGAAAAAATAGACCTCTCAACAGGACTTCTTCATCACGCTACGCTTGCACCTAGCGTTGATGAGCGCGTTAAAAAACTGACGCAAATTGGAACAGCTCTCTCCGCTAATGAAAACCTCGATACGCTACTCGAAATGATCGTCACAGAAGCCAAAAATCTTACCAATGCGGATGGTGGAACACTTTATCTGCTCGAAAAAGAGACTTTGCGTTTTCAAGTCATTCAAACAGACTCTTTGAATATCAAAATGGGTGGCACGAGCGGGAAAATCACGTGGGCACCTTTGCCACTTTACTTAGAAAATGGAACACCTAACAAAGCGATGGTCGCGGCAACATGTGCTTTGGAAGATCGCCTTATTAACATTCCTGATGTCTACGAAGCGGTAGGTTTTTCCTTTGAGGGAACCAAAAAGTTTGATCAAGGCACAGGGTATCGCTCCAAATCCATGCTTGTTATCCCGATGAAAAACCATGAACACGAAATTATTGGCGTACTTCAACTGATCAACAAACAAACAGAAGAGACCTTTGAAGCGATCCCTTTTGATAGTGAAGATGAGCAGATCACGCTTTCATTAGCATCACAAGCGGCGATTGCCATTACCAAAACCTCACTGATCCAAGGGCTTGAAAATCTTTTGGAGTGTTTCTTGAAGAGCATTATCTTCACCATCAGTAAAAAATCACCGTATACTGCAGGGCACATTAAACGTATGGTAAAACTGAGCGTCATGCTCGCAGAAGCGATTAACCAAGACACAACACTTTATGCCCATAAACATTTTAATCCAGAAGAGATCAAGCAGATCAATTTTGCTGCCTTGATGCACGACATTGGTAAACTTGCGTCACCCGAACATATTCTCAATAAAGCAACTAAACTCGAAGCACTGTTTGACCGTCTTACGCTAATTGAAAACCGTGTCAAAACGATTGAAAAAGCTTTACATGTAAAACTCTTAGAAGACAAAATGCTTCTTTTGGAAAGCAACCATTTAGACCATGTAGATGCTTTGGAAGCCACGTATAAACAACAGATGCAGACACTCCATGACACCTTTGCACTCATTCAATCTAGCAATAATGGAGAAATATTTTTAAGTAACGAGAATGTTGCTCTCATTCAATCAATTGCGGAAAAACCATGGGTGATTGGTGATCAAACCTACATCATTTTAACCAAAGATGAAGCACATCATTTGAGTGTACAAAGAGGTACTTTGACTTTCGAAGAACGCGAGATTATCAACGATCACGCAAAGATAAGTGTCGATATTTTAAACCGCCTTCCGTTCCCTAAAAAATACCAGCAAATTCCCCAAATTTCAGGCAATCACCATGAAAAAATCAATGGTAAAGGTTACCCACAAGGTCTCAAAGGGGATGAAATCAGCTTTGAAGCACGCATCCTAGCCGTTGCCGACATCTTTGAAGCACTCACAGCCAGTGATCGTCCTTATAAAGCGGGTATGCCACTTTCTACTGTCATGAAAATTCTTTATACGATGGCAAAAGAGGGCGAACTTGATAAAGAGTTAGTCAAATTTCTCTATACTTCAGGCATCTATTTAGAATACGCTAAAGCCTTTTTGCCCGAGCGTAGTATCGATGAAATAAAGCTTGATTTTGAGACATTATAA
- a CDS encoding polysaccharide deacetylase family protein, producing the protein MKSFWLVLCLSVMMWADAHIFIYHRFNDSRYPSTNTTLEELRKEFDYFKKNGYEVIPLEKLVKALHNKETIPDNWVVLTIDDNYKSFYEHGLALFKEYNYPFTMFVYVGATEQKYGDFMSWDQLKEIAKYGSLEFHSLNHPHLTELSDEAIKKDFDEGLALFEKRLGLKSHYYSYPFGEFSPRVKAIATRYGFEAILNQTMGAVASFSDPLDLDRSALVGKSDLTGFLKYKALEATWIEPTVLLQDGKLTSLHVKAQTTSQKGGIYISDHGYQEVSLSDGVFEAQINKILTKERTRVIVSVGNKISTKLLVKDKYGTQ; encoded by the coding sequence ATGAAATCTTTTTGGCTTGTGTTGTGTTTGAGTGTGATGATGTGGGCAGATGCTCATATCTTCATCTACCATCGTTTTAACGATTCCAGGTATCCCTCAACCAACACAACGCTAGAAGAACTTCGCAAAGAGTTCGACTACTTCAAAAAAAATGGTTATGAAGTCATTCCACTTGAAAAATTGGTTAAAGCGCTTCACAACAAAGAGACCATTCCTGATAATTGGGTTGTTCTGACCATCGATGATAACTACAAAAGTTTTTATGAGCATGGTTTAGCCCTTTTCAAAGAGTACAACTACCCCTTCACAATGTTCGTTTATGTCGGAGCAACAGAGCAAAAATATGGTGATTTTATGAGTTGGGATCAACTCAAAGAAATTGCCAAGTATGGCTCTTTAGAGTTTCATTCACTGAACCATCCCCATCTAACCGAACTCAGTGATGAAGCGATCAAAAAAGATTTTGACGAGGGTTTGGCACTTTTTGAGAAACGCCTTGGTCTAAAATCGCACTACTACTCCTACCCTTTTGGTGAGTTTAGTCCACGGGTTAAAGCGATTGCAACACGTTATGGCTTTGAAGCGATTTTAAACCAAACGATGGGAGCCGTAGCTAGTTTTAGTGATCCACTTGATTTAGACCGCTCTGCATTGGTTGGCAAGAGTGATTTAACAGGATTTTTAAAGTATAAGGCGCTTGAAGCTACATGGATAGAACCTACGGTATTACTTCAAGATGGCAAGCTTACATCTTTACATGTAAAGGCACAAACCACATCACAAAAAGGTGGCATTTACATCAGTGATCATGGCTATCAAGAGGTTAGTTTAAGCGACGGTGTTTTTGAAGCACAGATTAACAAAATATTGACCAAAGAGCGCACACGGGTTATCGTCTCCGTGGGCAATAAAATTTCAACGAAACTACTTGTAAAGGATAAATATGGAACTCAGTAA
- the pyrE gene encoding orotate phosphoribosyltransferase → MQVEKIYKDANALLEGHFLLSSGKHSRYYLQSAKVLEDPKVAEQLAVELAKMIHASKLEIDTICSPALGGVLAGYELARALGKRFIFAERVNGEMTIRRGFEVKKGEKILVCEDIITTGGSALEAAKIAETMGGVIVGFAALANRGFCKRVGSDLEGKPTCKLPHDAPFFALADFEFDIYEPSECPLCKEGSVAYKPGSRGN, encoded by the coding sequence ATGCAAGTTGAAAAAATATATAAAGATGCAAATGCCCTTTTAGAAGGACACTTTCTTCTTAGTAGTGGAAAACATTCACGTTATTATCTTCAAAGCGCAAAAGTTTTAGAAGATCCAAAAGTTGCAGAGCAATTAGCCGTTGAATTAGCCAAAATGATTCATGCTTCCAAGCTTGAAATCGACACCATCTGCTCTCCAGCCCTTGGTGGTGTTTTAGCGGGCTATGAGCTTGCACGTGCCCTTGGAAAACGCTTTATCTTTGCGGAGCGTGTGAATGGTGAGATGACCATCCGCAGAGGCTTTGAGGTGAAAAAAGGTGAAAAAATCCTTGTCTGTGAAGACATCATCACTACAGGTGGCTCTGCTTTAGAAGCGGCTAAAATTGCTGAAACGATGGGTGGTGTCATTGTAGGCTTCGCAGCACTTGCCAATCGTGGTTTTTGCAAACGGGTAGGAAGCGATCTTGAAGGTAAACCTACATGTAAACTACCTCATGATGCACCATTCTTTGCACTGGCTGATTTTGAATTTGATATTTATGAGCCAAGTGAGTGTCCTTTATGCAAAGAAGGAAGCGTGGCTTACAAGCCAGGTAGTAGAGGAAACTAG
- a CDS encoding CHASE2 domain-containing protein, producing the protein MRKSLLQILFTLIVMVGSVVGYLYYSSFWLPFEYKIKDRMLQSRGEIKGDENIVIIDIDEKSLKALGQWPWSRDKVAKLLENLSNLGVAIVGLDVVFAEADNSSPQKVLSQLGLPHNNVPDYDAIFAETIANTPTIVGYVFALTPDSIEPEGSPKSAATIVEQNRPKHSSLIKPYRAILNIPQIQKQAYSSGYFNTVPDNDGIVRSIPLVMEYDGVLYPSLSLEMVRILLGEKRVNIVYDESGLRQIEIGEHVIPTDFFGRLMVNYRGGQNSYRYISAIDVYNNSVDPLHVKDKIALLGTSAAGLLDLRSTPFESVYAGVEVHANAIDNILHQDYIAKPIWALGVDILSIVLLSLLTLAILLFPSAFFSFVALVALNLIVIVAHYYCMVYQGILLNTILPLAAINILFIVGQAINYFLEIRQKELIKHKFASKVSPAVMNNILASEDDVLQGIEKEITIFFSDVRNFTAISEAAGDAKKLIHLMNAYMDPMSQIIIRSGGTVDKFIGDAIMAYWNAPISIEDHADKAVTAALQQLHHLKTLNAALKDNPEFDKVTAMAEEKGIPIIDIGIGINTGVAIVGEMGTSSRSDYTVIGDPINLGSRLESLCKYYNSHLTISNFTKAQLKGDYIFRFLDLVTVKGKSEPVEVWQIHDFDTPQQEPLYTVSYEALQEELTLHHDAIALYKEARFAEALCLFEALQKQETKTNYALYPIYIERCSHYIAFPPTAFNGVFVHTTKG; encoded by the coding sequence ATGCGCAAAAGCCTACTGCAAATTCTTTTTACCTTGATCGTTATGGTGGGAAGTGTTGTAGGCTACCTCTACTACAGCTCTTTTTGGCTTCCTTTTGAGTATAAAATCAAAGACAGAATGCTTCAAAGTAGAGGTGAAATTAAGGGCGATGAGAATATTGTCATTATCGACATCGATGAAAAGAGCCTCAAAGCACTAGGTCAATGGCCTTGGAGCCGTGATAAAGTAGCAAAACTTCTGGAAAATCTCTCCAATCTTGGCGTTGCCATTGTCGGACTTGATGTAGTTTTTGCCGAAGCCGATAACAGCTCGCCTCAAAAGGTTTTATCACAGTTGGGATTACCCCATAACAATGTACCCGATTACGACGCTATTTTTGCCGAAACCATCGCCAACACGCCTACAATTGTCGGTTATGTTTTTGCGCTTACACCTGATTCTATCGAGCCAGAGGGAAGTCCAAAATCAGCAGCAACCATTGTGGAACAAAATCGCCCAAAACACTCATCGTTGATCAAACCATACCGTGCAATTTTGAACATCCCTCAGATTCAAAAACAAGCCTATTCAAGCGGCTATTTCAATACCGTTCCTGATAATGACGGCATTGTGCGAAGCATTCCTTTGGTCATGGAATATGACGGCGTGCTCTATCCTTCGCTAAGTCTTGAAATGGTACGCATTTTACTCGGTGAGAAGAGAGTCAACATTGTCTATGATGAGAGTGGACTTCGTCAAATTGAGATTGGAGAGCATGTCATCCCCACAGATTTTTTTGGACGCTTGATGGTCAATTACCGCGGAGGTCAAAATAGCTACCGTTATATTTCAGCCATTGACGTCTATAACAACAGCGTTGATCCTTTACATGTAAAAGATAAAATCGCTCTTTTGGGAACTTCCGCAGCGGGTCTTTTAGATCTTAGAAGTACCCCATTTGAAAGTGTTTATGCCGGTGTCGAAGTGCATGCCAATGCGATTGATAACATACTTCATCAAGATTACATTGCTAAACCCATTTGGGCATTAGGTGTTGATATACTCAGTATCGTATTGCTTTCACTCTTGACCTTAGCAATTTTACTCTTTCCTAGCGCATTTTTTAGCTTTGTAGCTCTTGTTGCACTCAACCTCATCGTGATTGTGGCGCACTACTACTGCATGGTTTATCAAGGCATTTTACTCAATACCATTTTGCCATTAGCGGCAATCAATATTCTTTTTATCGTAGGGCAAGCGATCAACTACTTTTTAGAAATACGCCAAAAAGAGCTTATCAAACATAAATTTGCCAGTAAAGTAAGTCCAGCGGTTATGAATAATATTCTTGCGAGCGAAGATGACGTTTTGCAAGGTATCGAAAAAGAGATCACTATTTTCTTCTCCGATGTGCGTAACTTTACCGCTATCTCCGAAGCCGCAGGCGACGCAAAAAAACTGATTCATCTTATGAATGCTTATATGGATCCTATGAGTCAGATTATTATTCGCTCCGGTGGCACGGTCGATAAATTTATTGGTGATGCGATTATGGCATATTGGAATGCTCCTATTAGCATCGAAGATCACGCGGATAAAGCTGTGACTGCGGCATTGCAACAACTTCACCATCTTAAAACACTCAATGCCGCACTTAAAGATAACCCTGAGTTTGACAAAGTAACCGCTATGGCAGAGGAAAAAGGGATACCTATCATCGATATTGGTATTGGTATTAATACCGGTGTTGCCATTGTCGGCGAAATGGGAACGAGCAGTAGAAGTGACTATACCGTTATTGGCGATCCTATCAATCTTGGCTCCCGTCTTGAATCTTTGTGTAAGTATTACAACTCTCACCTTACGATTTCAAACTTCACCAAAGCCCAGCTCAAAGGCGATTACATTTTTCGTTTCTTGGACTTGGTCACCGTTAAAGGCAAAAGTGAGCCTGTAGAAGTATGGCAAATCCATGACTTTGACACCCCCCAACAAGAGCCACTCTATACGGTGAGCTATGAAGCACTCCAAGAGGAGCTAACATTGCATCATGACGCGATAGCCCTTTACAAAGAGGCGCGCTTTGCGGAGGCTCTTTGTTTATTTGAAGCATTACAAAAACAAGAGACTAAAACCAACTATGCACTCTACCCTATTTATATAGAGCGTTGTTCGCATTACATTGCCTTCCCACCTACAGCATTTAATGGTGTTTTTGTACACACCACCAAAGGATAA
- the frr gene encoding ribosome recycling factor translates to MELSKIYAEQKEHMEKCIAALKRDFMTIRSGKVSTTILDNIHVDYYGTPTGLSQVATVLATDATTITISPWEKKMLREIEKAIMQANIGVNPNNDGEAIKLFFPPMTSDQRKEGAKQAKTMGDKAKIAIRNVRKDSNDQVKKLEKDKLITEDQSKKGQDEVQKITDATVSKVDDLVKEKEAELLKI, encoded by the coding sequence ATGGAACTCAGTAAAATCTATGCTGAACAAAAAGAGCATATGGAAAAATGTATTGCGGCACTTAAGCGCGACTTTATGACCATTCGTAGCGGTAAAGTCTCTACCACTATTTTAGACAACATTCATGTCGACTACTACGGAACACCAACCGGTCTTAGCCAAGTAGCAACTGTTTTGGCCACCGATGCAACCACCATCACCATTTCTCCTTGGGAGAAAAAGATGCTAAGAGAGATCGAAAAAGCGATTATGCAAGCCAATATCGGTGTTAATCCAAACAACGATGGTGAAGCCATTAAACTTTTCTTCCCTCCAATGACAAGTGACCAACGTAAAGAAGGCGCGAAACAAGCTAAAACGATGGGCGATAAAGCAAAAATCGCGATTCGCAATGTTCGTAAAGACTCTAACGATCAAGTTAAAAAATTGGAAAAAGATAAACTCATCACTGAAGACCAATCTAAAAAAGGTCAAGATGAAGTCCAAAAAATCACCGATGCAACCGTTTCTAAAGTCGATGATTTAGTCAAAGAAAAAGAAGCTGAACTACTTAAAATTTAA
- a CDS encoding MFS transporter, with product MIFFKISGFFFFYFVVTGVYVIFMPKILQMIGYSTPQIGAIFALAPLMRFFVPFFFLKHFELTQKVFYTALGGALFSILMFYPTINHFYLFMLPNMLLGACLGMILPYVETYAMEHLQKERFGRSRLFGSIGFMLTGIILAQHLEDYTNGLHYLLLGIALTACFAYFLTQNNPVFTTSSTTTEVPFSFLHVKYLWLSLFLMQVSFGAFYNFFTIYETEHGISLEGTSYLWAFGVICEIILFYFQAPLLRRFSLLSLVKLGVFATALRWFLLFLFPSSLFISYATQSLHAFSFALHHTAALSLLYTLYAHKKLAAQFYYGFSFGLGGFVGALLAGYFYGEYLYLYASFIALLSLRSLMLFKGRE from the coding sequence ATGATCTTTTTTAAAATCTCGGGCTTTTTCTTTTTCTACTTTGTAGTCACGGGGGTTTATGTCATCTTTATGCCCAAAATTTTACAGATGATAGGTTACAGCACACCTCAAATTGGGGCTATCTTTGCCTTAGCACCGCTTATGCGTTTTTTTGTACCCTTCTTCTTTCTTAAGCATTTTGAACTAACACAAAAAGTCTTTTACACGGCTCTTGGTGGAGCGCTTTTTTCTATTCTCATGTTTTATCCAACCATTAACCATTTTTACCTCTTTATGCTCCCCAATATGCTTTTAGGTGCCTGTCTTGGCATGATTTTGCCTTATGTTGAAACGTATGCGATGGAGCATCTTCAAAAAGAACGCTTTGGAAGGTCACGTCTGTTTGGCTCTATTGGTTTTATGCTTACGGGTATCATTTTAGCGCAACACCTTGAGGACTACACGAACGGTCTGCATTACCTACTTTTAGGCATTGCACTTACGGCTTGTTTTGCCTACTTTCTTACGCAAAACAACCCTGTTTTTACCACCTCAAGCACCACTACAGAAGTGCCTTTTAGCTTTTTACATGTAAAGTATTTATGGCTCAGTCTTTTTCTCATGCAGGTCAGTTTTGGTGCGTTTTATAACTTCTTTACGATCTATGAGACTGAACACGGCATCAGCCTTGAAGGCACAAGCTACTTGTGGGCTTTTGGTGTTATTTGCGAGATTATTCTATTTTATTTCCAAGCACCGCTTTTGCGCCGCTTTAGCCTTCTTTCTTTAGTGAAATTAGGCGTATTTGCAACCGCTCTTCGCTGGTTTTTACTTTTTCTTTTTCCCTCGTCACTCTTTATCTCTTATGCCACACAATCGCTTCATGCCTTTAGCTTTGCACTGCATCACACCGCAGCCCTCAGCCTTCTTTACACGCTTTATGCGCACAAAAAGCTTGCGGCGCAGTTTTACTATGGCTTTTCATTTGGGCTAGGAGGATTTGTAGGTGCCCTGCTTGCGGGCTATTTTTATGGAGAGTATCTCTATTTGTATGCGAGTTTCATTGCCTTACTCTCGCTTAGAAGTTTAATGCTTTTTAAGGGGCGAGAATAA
- a CDS encoding RDD family protein, which yields MRWRTAKKALHPKESKETLLPYTIAPFLQRLKAFVVDSFMLLMPILYIVFYIIYGSREGFAEHILQGWLLILIPYGMITLAFLKRSGQTPGYKAYDLKLIDLKMGQMASLGQLIVRYSVLLLTAITIIGLFIPLLRKDKLALYDILSQTAPICK from the coding sequence ATGCGATGGCGTACTGCTAAAAAAGCACTTCATCCAAAGGAGAGCAAAGAAACTTTGCTTCCTTACACCATCGCACCCTTTCTTCAACGTCTCAAAGCCTTTGTCGTAGACTCTTTTATGCTTCTTATGCCTATTCTCTACATTGTCTTTTATATCATTTATGGCTCACGCGAAGGCTTTGCAGAGCACATACTTCAAGGTTGGCTTCTTATTCTTATTCCTTATGGCATGATCACCCTCGCCTTTCTCAAACGAAGCGGACAAACGCCTGGCTATAAAGCGTATGATCTTAAACTGATTGATCTCAAAATGGGACAAATGGCTTCTTTGGGACAACTTATCGTACGTTATAGTGTGCTTCTTTTAACAGCTATCACGATTATTGGGCTTTTTATACCACTTCTGCGTAAAGATAAGTTAGCCCTTTATGATATTTTGAGTCAAACTGCCCCTATTTGCAAATGA
- a CDS encoding flagellar basal body-associated FliL family protein, with amino-acid sequence MFNEKLLKISLAFIVFLIIIGFVTLNYMLKEDNTQSSYGATSTKRATNVSTDAKEISLDTIYINIKSQKYKILKADIALVMKSNTSKKSLQANMDNVRNAVLQYLNTMDANGLETVSGKERLKEELIDMLENTFGYQIETIYIKNFILAP; translated from the coding sequence ATGTTTAATGAAAAACTACTCAAAATCTCTTTGGCATTTATTGTATTTTTGATCATCATTGGATTTGTAACGCTTAATTATATGCTCAAAGAAGATAATACGCAGTCCTCTTATGGTGCAACAAGTACAAAACGTGCTACGAATGTTAGTACCGATGCTAAAGAGATAAGTCTTGATACCATTTATATCAATATAAAATCCCAAAAATATAAAATTTTAAAAGCGGATATTGCCTTAGTCATGAAAAGCAATACCAGTAAAAAATCGTTACAAGCCAATATGGATAATGTGCGTAATGCTGTTTTGCAGTATCTCAATACTATGGATGCCAATGGGTTAGAAACAGTCAGTGGAAAAGAGCGACTTAAAGAAGAGTTGATTGATATGCTAGAAAATACATTTGGGTATCAGATTGAGACAATTTATATCAAAAACTTTATTCTCGCCCCTTAA